In Erythrobacter sp. F6033, a single genomic region encodes these proteins:
- the fsa gene encoding fructose-6-phosphate aldolase — MKFFADTAEIDEIKDLAATGLLDGVTTNPSLIAKSGRDFMEVTREICGLTDGPVSAEVVALDHATMMKEAEVLRKIADNVCIKVPLTVDGLKTCKALTSDGTMVNVTLCFSANQALLAAKAGATFISPFVGRHDDNGFDGMDLIEDIRLIYDNYGFETEILVASVRHVTHVLESAKIGADVMTAPPKVIHALFKHVLTDKGIEGFLKDWEKTGQTIG, encoded by the coding sequence ATGAAATTCTTTGCCGACACAGCCGAAATTGATGAGATCAAAGATCTGGCCGCGACGGGCCTGTTGGACGGTGTAACGACCAATCCTTCGCTCATCGCAAAATCGGGCCGCGACTTTATGGAAGTCACGCGCGAAATCTGCGGGCTGACCGATGGTCCGGTTAGCGCTGAAGTCGTTGCGCTTGATCACGCCACGATGATGAAAGAGGCGGAAGTTCTTCGCAAAATTGCGGACAATGTCTGCATCAAGGTGCCGCTTACGGTCGACGGTTTGAAGACCTGCAAAGCGCTCACCAGCGATGGGACAATGGTCAACGTTACGCTCTGCTTCTCCGCCAACCAGGCATTGCTAGCGGCAAAAGCGGGCGCAACGTTCATCTCGCCATTCGTGGGCCGTCACGATGATAACGGCTTTGACGGGATGGACCTGATCGAAGACATTCGCCTGATTTACGACAATTACGGCTTTGAAACTGAAATCCTGGTCGCCAGTGTGCGCCACGTGACCCACGTTCTCGAAAGCGCGAAGATCGGCGCAGATGTGATGACAGCCCCGCCAAAAGTGATCCACGCTTTGTTTAAGCACGTCCTCACCGACAAAGGCATCGAAGGATTCCTGAAGGATTGGGAAAAGACTGGCCAAACTATCGGCTAG
- the cobT gene encoding cobaltochelatase subunit CobT: MAEESPLDTFKQALTGASRAIAKDAEVEVAWSADVPGAAGNRFRVPLPGRDLPAEQVTEARGFADSFALKLRHHNAGLHAVNAPPEPVARACYDAIEQVRYEALGANRFDGIRGNLVSASEQRLNGDEILRAQDSSDVPLPTALSLLLRERLTGEPIPKRAQAGIGLVRGAIEGKVGKEFGALFDQLDDQEAFQQLALNMLRELDLTRPMENPEDEASDDGDEDDGQNEDQPSDDQEEGDADPQSAEMAGEMAEGEGEGDADSDMSAEDEMQECEPGEEGDASNAPVRPNRPQTDIPDGLGYDYFTDKFDEEIEAPELCDAEELDRLRSYLDSQLTGLQGVVTRLANRLQRRLMAQQNRSWDFDQEEGVLDAARLSRVVVSPGTALSYKVERDIDFKDTVVTLLIDNSGSMRGRPISIAAISADILARTLERCGVKTEILGFTTRAWKGGQSREAWLADGKPQNPGRLNDLRHIIYKQADEPWRRARRNLGLMMREGLLKENIDGEALMWAHSRLIYRPEERRILMVISDGAPVDDSTLSVNSAGYLEAHLRSVIEWIENVSPVQLVAIGIGHDVTRYYRRAVTIMDVEQLGGTIMEQLAELFEDEKSKGRR, translated from the coding sequence ATGGCCGAAGAATCTCCTCTCGATACTTTTAAGCAGGCTTTGACGGGCGCTTCGCGGGCAATCGCGAAAGATGCCGAGGTTGAGGTCGCGTGGAGCGCGGACGTACCGGGCGCGGCGGGTAACCGCTTTCGCGTACCGCTGCCGGGTCGTGATCTTCCTGCAGAGCAAGTCACCGAAGCGCGCGGCTTTGCCGATAGTTTTGCGCTGAAACTGCGTCACCACAATGCTGGCTTGCATGCAGTAAATGCGCCGCCAGAGCCGGTCGCGCGGGCTTGCTACGATGCGATTGAGCAAGTGCGTTATGAGGCGCTGGGTGCAAACCGGTTTGATGGTATTCGGGGCAATCTTGTCTCCGCCAGCGAACAGCGTCTGAACGGTGATGAAATTCTGCGCGCTCAGGATTCGTCCGATGTGCCGCTGCCCACTGCACTTTCACTGCTGCTTCGCGAACGACTTACCGGTGAGCCAATCCCGAAACGCGCGCAGGCTGGCATCGGGCTGGTTCGCGGTGCCATCGAAGGCAAAGTGGGCAAAGAGTTCGGCGCGCTTTTCGACCAGCTTGATGATCAGGAAGCCTTCCAGCAGCTCGCGCTGAATATGCTGCGCGAGTTGGACCTCACCCGGCCCATGGAAAACCCCGAAGACGAAGCCAGCGATGATGGCGACGAGGATGACGGCCAGAACGAAGACCAGCCAAGCGACGACCAGGAGGAAGGCGACGCCGACCCGCAAAGCGCCGAAATGGCCGGCGAAATGGCCGAAGGCGAAGGTGAGGGCGACGCGGATAGCGACATGTCCGCCGAGGATGAAATGCAGGAATGCGAGCCGGGCGAAGAAGGCGATGCCTCCAACGCGCCCGTCCGTCCCAACCGTCCGCAAACCGACATTCCCGATGGCCTCGGCTACGATTACTTCACCGACAAATTCGACGAAGAGATCGAAGCGCCCGAGCTGTGCGATGCCGAAGAATTGGACCGGCTGCGCTCTTATCTCGATAGCCAACTGACGGGCTTGCAGGGTGTCGTCACGCGCCTCGCCAACCGTTTGCAGCGCCGCCTGATGGCGCAGCAAAACCGCAGTTGGGATTTCGATCAGGAAGAAGGCGTTCTGGACGCGGCGCGCCTTTCCCGCGTGGTTGTCTCGCCGGGCACAGCGCTGTCTTACAAGGTCGAGCGCGACATCGATTTCAAGGATACGGTCGTCACGCTGTTGATTGACAATTCCGGCTCCATGCGTGGTCGCCCGATCAGCATCGCTGCGATCAGCGCAGACATTCTGGCGCGCACTTTGGAGCGCTGCGGCGTGAAGACCGAGATCCTCGGCTTTACGACCCGGGCATGGAAAGGCGGGCAGAGCCGCGAGGCGTGGCTGGCCGATGGCAAACCGCAAAATCCGGGGCGCCTCAATGATTTGCGCCACATCATTTACAAACAGGCTGATGAGCCATGGCGCCGCGCGCGCCGCAATCTCGGCCTGATGATGCGTGAAGGCTTGCTCAAAGAAAACATCGACGGAGAGGCGCTGATGTGGGCGCATTCCCGCCTGATCTACCGCCCCGAAGAACGCCGCATCCTGATGGTGATCTCAGATGGCGCGCCGGTGGATGACAGCACGCTGAGCGTGAACAGCGCAGGCTATCTCGAAGCACATCTGCGCAGCGTGATCGAGTGGATCGAAAACGTTTCGCCCGTCCAGCTCGTCGCCATCGGCATCGGCCACGACGTAACGCGGTATTACCGCCGCGCGGTGACGATCATGGACGTTGAGCAACTCGGCGGCACGATCATGGAGCAGCTTGCGGAGCTGTTTGAGGATGAGAAGAGTAAGGGACGGCGGTGA
- a CDS encoding nitroreductase, whose product MNVTEAVKSRRSIRMFTDQPVDLETIRRVMDTARWAPSGCNYQPWEAAVLTGEPLKELQAKITTTPPQQAEYDWTAPGEEDAYKQRLNAVSKGMFGSMNIARDDGEGRMKAMMRNATSFDAPVVLFAYFPRLMKEAQWSDTGMWLQTIAMLLREEGLDCCFQEYMALYANVIRDHLGLDHDRYMLFCGMAIGYRDPDAPLNTFERERVPLDEQVKFLGWE is encoded by the coding sequence ATGAACGTAACCGAAGCCGTCAAATCCCGCCGTTCGATCCGCATGTTCACGGATCAACCGGTCGATCTCGAAACGATCCGCCGGGTGATGGACACGGCGCGCTGGGCACCTTCGGGGTGCAATTATCAACCTTGGGAGGCCGCCGTTCTGACGGGCGAGCCGCTTAAGGAGCTTCAGGCCAAAATCACCACCACGCCGCCGCAGCAGGCCGAATATGACTGGACCGCGCCGGGTGAAGAGGATGCCTACAAGCAGCGCCTCAATGCCGTCTCCAAAGGCATGTTCGGCTCCATGAACATCGCACGCGATGATGGCGAGGGGCGGATGAAGGCGATGATGCGCAATGCCACCAGCTTCGATGCGCCGGTCGTTCTGTTCGCCTATTTCCCGCGCCTGATGAAAGAGGCGCAGTGGTCCGACACCGGAATGTGGCTCCAGACGATTGCCATGTTGCTGCGCGAAGAGGGGCTGGATTGCTGCTTTCAGGAATATATGGCGCTTTATGCCAATGTGATCCGCGATCATCTGGGTCTCGACCATGATCGCTATATGCTTTTTTGCGGCATGGCGATCGGATATCGCGATCCCGATGCTCCGCTGAACACGTTCGAGCGCGAGCGCGTGCCCTTGGATGAGCAGGTGAAGTTTCTCGGCTGGGAATAG
- a CDS encoding CHAT domain-containing protein: MRRIAFGIFTALGASAIMGAALSAQSGKVLTRDSFPIGDGNGILCQVQDRSVENPAKQSIFDRRWAVVCRDNPQPIAEVFAFKDYSAATIAKLNDMRRFGVDCGPVETLPVDGIVGARKDNCTVRDTQLAWSDITIQSGGMTYVAEGFAAFDDATILALKSVLEDTIAKGTIDAASTSVSDPLSFARVQAESLKPEQALAEGYRRNLGGEYAEAAAYFETLQQRLEDSDESDINPGEFYVNRALQKSNLGEFSVATRLFEQARDFTADDPITSRLQRNFEAIHLLNQGLVSQAVDRLGQAIEGRALGAAEQDGTLAITLPLSERINQTQAGGSLLGIVDELKLTPGERAEIIDAQALQIRGTALRINGDNAGATRDLVAAYRQAIGVRDGRVTTITRLRSQVLADLALIAEREGRVGDADTYLRNSLSLVQTQYPERRAVSAVEARLAAFLLRQDREGEAMELYGRVIDRAVGKRNAVTGFANQLNPYYRTLAPRVQGDPAAAEAFFKAAQVLVRPGVAETQAILARELSANSDEAARLFRQSIDLGRDIERARIRFETISKASPTAANQQELTELVARIDSLERAQLNTQVKLNDYPQYRVVAPPSLELAEFRAALKPDEAYARLAMVGGDIFMFYADRNTSKAYRVDLSIEDLEYQVDILRASISSIENGRYVTYPYEVREARALYKSLFDPIAGELANIDHLIFEPDGAMLRMPVDILVADDASVDRYEARMDDPDADPFDFTGVNWMAKSMNVSTAVSAQAFVDSRKVERSKAARQYLGMGKNIPLGDARPQQASSVRGAAEVPDGLDCGWGASLWNNPIDDAELVIASNLIGEAQSQLITGANFTDSQIIAKDDLDEFRVLHFATHGLVTPPNPNCPAKPALLTSFGGGTSDGLLTFEEIFDLNLDADIVILSACDTAGEASIEATRAAGVSTGGGTALDGLVRAFIGAGGRAVLASHWPAPDDYDATERLMAEMFRRGKVENIGDALRQSQTILMNEVETSHPYYWAGFAVIGDASRPLLSDTPSLARNGSAPMQMVGGQ; encoded by the coding sequence GTGAGACGAATTGCGTTTGGAATATTCACGGCTCTGGGTGCGTCTGCGATAATGGGCGCGGCCCTTTCTGCGCAATCCGGCAAGGTACTTACCCGAGACAGTTTTCCAATTGGCGATGGCAATGGCATTTTGTGTCAGGTGCAGGATCGCAGCGTTGAAAACCCTGCCAAACAGAGCATTTTTGATCGCCGCTGGGCGGTGGTTTGCCGCGACAATCCTCAACCGATTGCCGAGGTGTTCGCCTTCAAAGACTATTCCGCAGCCACGATTGCGAAACTGAATGATATGCGCCGATTTGGCGTGGATTGCGGTCCGGTTGAAACTCTGCCCGTGGATGGCATTGTCGGAGCGCGCAAAGACAATTGCACGGTTCGCGATACGCAGCTCGCGTGGAGCGATATAACCATCCAGTCGGGCGGCATGACTTACGTTGCCGAAGGCTTCGCTGCCTTCGATGACGCAACCATCCTCGCGCTTAAATCGGTACTCGAAGACACGATTGCAAAGGGCACGATTGATGCGGCTTCGACCTCCGTTTCCGATCCGCTTTCCTTCGCGCGCGTTCAGGCGGAATCGCTGAAACCCGAACAGGCATTGGCAGAGGGATATCGCCGCAACCTTGGCGGCGAATATGCCGAAGCTGCGGCCTATTTCGAAACGCTTCAGCAACGGCTTGAAGATAGCGACGAATCTGACATCAACCCAGGCGAGTTTTACGTCAATCGCGCCTTGCAAAAGAGCAATTTGGGTGAATTTAGCGTTGCCACACGGCTGTTCGAGCAGGCGCGCGATTTTACGGCGGATGATCCAATCACAAGCCGGTTGCAGCGCAATTTTGAAGCGATCCACCTGCTCAACCAAGGTCTGGTATCGCAAGCTGTCGACCGGTTAGGGCAAGCGATTGAGGGGCGCGCACTTGGTGCCGCGGAGCAAGATGGCACTCTCGCGATTACACTGCCGCTATCCGAACGGATCAACCAGACGCAGGCTGGCGGCTCTCTGCTGGGCATCGTCGACGAATTGAAGCTGACCCCGGGTGAGCGGGCGGAAATCATCGATGCGCAGGCGTTGCAAATTCGAGGCACCGCGCTCCGCATCAATGGTGACAATGCAGGTGCAACCCGTGATCTTGTCGCTGCCTATCGTCAGGCGATCGGTGTACGTGATGGCAGAGTGACGACGATAACGCGGTTGCGGTCGCAAGTTCTTGCTGACCTTGCTCTGATTGCGGAGCGAGAAGGGCGGGTGGGCGATGCTGATACCTATTTGCGCAACAGCCTGTCTCTCGTTCAGACGCAATATCCGGAGCGCCGCGCGGTTAGCGCGGTCGAAGCGCGCTTGGCAGCGTTTCTGCTCAGACAGGACCGCGAAGGCGAAGCGATGGAGTTGTATGGCCGCGTGATTGATCGTGCGGTCGGCAAACGCAATGCCGTGACGGGCTTCGCCAACCAGTTGAACCCGTATTACCGCACCCTTGCCCCGCGCGTACAAGGCGATCCGGCGGCTGCCGAAGCGTTCTTCAAAGCAGCGCAAGTGCTGGTCCGTCCGGGGGTTGCCGAAACGCAGGCAATCCTAGCGCGGGAGCTAAGTGCAAACTCCGATGAAGCGGCGCGCTTGTTCCGCCAATCGATCGACCTTGGACGGGATATTGAGCGCGCGCGCATCCGATTTGAAACAATCAGCAAGGCATCCCCTACAGCTGCCAATCAGCAGGAATTGACTGAGCTTGTTGCCCGGATTGACTCCCTTGAGCGTGCGCAGTTGAACACTCAGGTAAAACTCAATGATTATCCGCAATATCGCGTGGTTGCCCCACCGTCGCTTGAGTTGGCGGAATTCCGTGCGGCGTTGAAACCGGACGAGGCTTACGCACGGCTTGCGATGGTAGGCGGCGATATCTTTATGTTCTACGCCGACAGAAACACGTCGAAGGCATACCGTGTCGATCTGTCCATCGAAGACTTGGAGTATCAAGTTGATATTCTTCGAGCCTCGATCTCCAGCATCGAGAACGGGCGGTATGTTACCTATCCATATGAAGTGCGCGAAGCGCGGGCGCTTTACAAATCGCTTTTCGATCCGATTGCCGGCGAACTCGCGAATATCGACCATCTGATCTTTGAACCCGATGGCGCGATGCTCAGAATGCCTGTCGATATCCTCGTTGCAGATGATGCCTCTGTCGATCGCTACGAAGCGCGTATGGATGATCCCGACGCGGATCCGTTCGATTTCACCGGTGTGAACTGGATGGCGAAATCGATGAATGTCAGCACAGCAGTTTCGGCGCAGGCATTTGTGGACTCGCGCAAGGTCGAGCGGTCCAAAGCTGCCCGTCAGTATCTGGGCATGGGCAAAAATATACCTCTTGGAGATGCACGTCCGCAGCAAGCTTCCAGCGTGAGAGGCGCCGCAGAAGTGCCCGATGGGCTGGATTGCGGATGGGGCGCGTCGCTTTGGAACAATCCGATTGATGATGCTGAGCTCGTGATCGCCTCAAACCTGATAGGCGAAGCGCAATCGCAATTGATCACCGGTGCGAATTTCACCGATAGTCAGATCATCGCGAAAGACGATCTCGACGAGTTCCGCGTGCTGCATTTCGCGACGCACGGGCTGGTAACTCCGCCCAATCCAAATTGTCCGGCGAAGCCAGCACTGCTGACCTCTTTTGGCGGGGGCACCTCTGATGGTTTGCTCACGTTTGAGGAGATTTTTGACCTCAATCTTGACGCGGATATCGTCATCCTTTCGGCTTGCGACACCGCTGGTGAAGCCAGCATTGAAGCCACGCGCGCTGCCGGTGTTTCCACCGGCGGAGGCACCGCGCTTGATGGGCTGGTAAGGGCGTTCATTGGCGCAGGTGGCAGGGCGGTTTTGGCGAGCCATTGGCCCGCGCCAGATGATTATGACGCAACCGAGCGTCTGATGGCCGAAATGTTCCGGCGCGGCAAAGTCGAGAATATCGGTGATGCACTGCGACAGTCACAGACGATCCTGATGAACGAGGTCGAGACTTCGCACCCATATTATTGGGCGGGTTTTGCGGTGATCGGTGACGCTTCTCGTCCGCTTCTTTCCGATACGCCAAGCCTTGCCCGTAATGGTTCCGCACCGATGCAGATGGTGGGTGGGCAATGA